Proteins encoded together in one uncultured Desulfosarcina sp. window:
- a CDS encoding CBS domain-containing protein, which translates to MTLCAKDIMVQDFETIDPNAPVEEAIYKISNGVVRDTGYKTISLMVVDEMQRLCGVVAMFDLLYHLRPDFLNMDIDSRTLKWEGQLDLLIGNLQGKRVRQIMSPTVVGATANDHIMVLLDQMVKNRYYRMPILDYYRIIGVVYLQDIYHHLFTSRLASKKLSRAAARG; encoded by the coding sequence ATGACTTTATGCGCCAAAGACATCATGGTTCAGGATTTCGAAACGATCGATCCAAACGCCCCTGTTGAAGAGGCAATTTATAAAATTTCCAATGGCGTTGTCCGGGACACGGGCTACAAGACGATCAGTCTGATGGTGGTTGACGAAATGCAGCGGCTGTGCGGTGTGGTTGCGATGTTCGACCTGCTTTATCACCTGCGGCCGGATTTTCTCAACATGGATATCGACAGCCGGACACTGAAATGGGAAGGGCAGCTGGATTTGTTGATCGGCAATCTGCAGGGCAAACGCGTCCGGCAAATCATGTCCCCCACCGTGGTGGGTGCGACGGCCAACGACCACATCATGGTGCTGCTGGACCAGATGGTAAAAAACAGATACTACCGGATGCCCATTTTGGACTATTACCGGATCATCGGCGTCGTCTATCTTCAGGACATCTACCACCATCTGTTTACCAGCCGCCTGGCATCGAAGAAATTGTCCAGAGCCGCCGCCCGCGGGTAA
- a CDS encoding DUF169 domain-containing protein — protein MDYQSFSEEIARLVRPQSYPLGVKLVKGSDPLPPEAVRPAKYGIQISLCQWTTMARRWGRVLGVKATDINCTPCLAALGLKRMPDRTALSQYFLEMGYADRIELAEKAAKELDPIAPGAIGKVAMFPLEMAPVDPDIVLIYGTPAQMARLAAGYLYHHGEMIESKTTGFGISCLSAVKSHFTGKPAFVLPGRGERILAGTDDTEMFLTFPAGICEALLDGLNKTQAKGTRYPVQSYMIYQPPTLKPMKNLADKLSD, from the coding sequence TTGGATTATCAGTCCTTTTCCGAAGAAATCGCCAGGCTGGTAAGACCGCAGTCGTATCCGCTCGGCGTGAAATTGGTTAAAGGCAGTGATCCGCTTCCGCCCGAAGCGGTGCGACCCGCGAAGTACGGCATCCAAATTTCCCTTTGCCAGTGGACCACCATGGCAAGGCGCTGGGGGCGCGTCCTTGGCGTAAAGGCCACGGACATCAACTGCACGCCATGCCTGGCGGCGCTGGGATTAAAGCGGATGCCGGACCGCACCGCGCTTTCCCAATATTTTCTGGAAATGGGATACGCGGACAGGATCGAACTGGCCGAGAAAGCAGCCAAGGAACTGGACCCGATTGCGCCGGGGGCAATCGGCAAGGTTGCCATGTTTCCATTGGAGATGGCGCCGGTCGATCCCGACATTGTCCTGATTTATGGAACCCCGGCACAAATGGCCCGGCTGGCTGCCGGGTACCTGTACCACCATGGCGAAATGATCGAATCTAAAACCACCGGATTCGGCATCTCCTGCCTTTCCGCCGTAAAGTCTCATTTTACCGGCAAACCGGCCTTTGTCCTGCCCGGGCGCGGAGAACGGATACTGGCGGGCACGGATGATACCGAAATGTTTCTGACCTTTCCGGCCGGCATCTGTGAGGCGCTGCTGGACGGCTTGAACAAGACGCAGGCGAAGGGAACGCGATATCCGGTGCAAAGCTATATGATCTATCAGCCGCCGACCCTCAAACCGATGAAAAACCTGGCGGACAAGCTTTCCGATTGA